A window of Flavobacterium flavigenum contains these coding sequences:
- the ftsH gene encoding ATP-dependent zinc metalloprotease FtsH, producing the protein MAKDNNPNPSKFKISPWLIYAAILLVFLFISFATGGSNLSEPAQLKSSDIDNMLAKGQIKNVIIFNNKDAEIYLSDAALKDPANKKVAKDMFDRPNKGPHYTTKFGDLKSFQEKLDKAKAEKKLVDYDFKEASNWSDILVSLLPIIIIIGVWIFIMRKMSGGGAGGGGQIFNIGKSKAKLFDEKTDIKTTFKDVAGLEGAKEEIQEIVEFLKNPEKYTNLGGKIPKGALLVGPPGTGKTLLAKAVAGEAQVPFFSLSGSDFVEMFVGVGASRVRDLFKQAKEKSPAIIFIDEIDAVGRARGKSNMSGGNDERENTLNQLLTEMDGFGTNSNVIVLAATNRADVLDKALMRAGRFDRQIFVDLPDIRERAEIFQVHLKPIKKVEGLDLDFLAKQTPGFSGADIANVCNEAALIAARNNKAAVDRQDFLDAVDRIIGGLEKKNKIITPEEKRAIAIHEAGHATVSWMLEHAAPLIKVTIVPRGQSLGAAWYLPEERQIVRTDQMLDEMCATMGGRAAEKVTFDRISTGALSDLEKVTRQARAMVTIYGLNDKIGNVTYYDSTGQSEYNFSKPYSDETAKIIDAEISELIEGQYQRAIQILEENKDKLNQLADILIEKEVIFKDDLETIFGKRTWDKNLEEVVS; encoded by the coding sequence ATGGCTAAAGATAATAATCCAAATCCGAGTAAATTCAAAATAAGCCCCTGGCTAATATACGCCGCAATACTTTTGGTATTTTTATTTATAAGTTTTGCAACAGGAGGTTCTAATCTGAGCGAACCAGCCCAATTAAAATCGTCTGACATTGATAATATGCTGGCTAAAGGGCAAATTAAAAACGTTATTATATTCAACAATAAAGATGCTGAAATCTATCTTTCTGATGCAGCATTAAAAGATCCTGCGAATAAAAAAGTAGCCAAAGATATGTTTGACAGGCCTAACAAAGGTCCTCATTACACTACTAAATTTGGTGATTTAAAATCTTTTCAGGAAAAACTAGACAAAGCTAAAGCAGAAAAAAAGCTAGTTGATTATGACTTTAAAGAAGCAAGCAACTGGAGTGATATTTTAGTTAGCTTATTACCTATCATCATCATCATTGGTGTATGGATTTTCATAATGCGCAAAATGTCTGGCGGAGGTGCTGGCGGAGGCGGACAAATTTTCAATATCGGAAAATCTAAGGCTAAACTTTTTGACGAAAAAACAGATATTAAAACTACTTTTAAAGATGTCGCTGGTCTAGAAGGGGCTAAAGAAGAAATTCAGGAAATTGTTGAATTCCTTAAAAACCCAGAAAAATACACCAACCTTGGAGGTAAAATTCCTAAAGGAGCTTTATTGGTAGGACCTCCGGGAACTGGTAAAACATTATTAGCAAAAGCTGTTGCCGGTGAAGCTCAAGTACCATTTTTCTCTTTATCAGGTTCTGATTTCGTAGAAATGTTCGTAGGAGTTGGTGCATCACGTGTTCGTGATTTATTCAAGCAGGCAAAAGAAAAATCTCCAGCAATCATTTTCATTGATGAAATCGATGCTGTAGGTAGAGCCAGAGGAAAAAGCAATATGTCTGGAGGAAATGATGAAAGAGAAAACACCTTAAACCAATTACTAACAGAAATGGATGGTTTTGGTACTAACTCTAACGTAATTGTTTTAGCTGCAACAAATAGAGCTGACGTTCTTGACAAAGCTTTAATGCGTGCGGGACGTTTTGACAGACAGATTTTTGTTGACTTACCAGACATTCGCGAAAGAGCTGAAATTTTCCAGGTACACTTAAAACCTATTAAAAAAGTTGAGGGTCTTGATTTGGATTTTCTTGCAAAACAAACACCAGGATTCTCCGGTGCTGATATTGCAAATGTTTGTAATGAAGCTGCTTTAATTGCTGCCCGTAACAACAAAGCAGCAGTCGACAGACAAGATTTTCTTGATGCGGTTGACAGAATCATTGGAGGTCTTGAAAAGAAAAACAAAATCATTACTCCAGAAGAAAAAAGAGCAATTGCAATTCACGAAGCTGGTCATGCAACTGTGAGCTGGATGTTAGAGCATGCTGCACCACTTATCAAAGTAACTATTGTTCCTCGAGGACAAAGTTTAGGTGCTGCCTGGTATCTTCCAGAAGAAAGACAAATCGTGAGAACAGATCAAATGTTAGACGAAATGTGTGCAACTATGGGAGGAAGAGCTGCCGAAAAAGTAACTTTTGACAGAATTTCTACCGGAGCATTAAGCGATTTAGAGAAAGTAACGCGCCAGGCTCGTGCTATGGTAACCATTTACGGCTTGAATGACAAAATTGGAAACGTTACATATTACGATTCAACAGGACAAAGTGAGTATAACTTTTCTAAACCATATTCTGATGAAACTGCAAAAATTATTGATGCTGAAATTTCAGAATTAATTGAAGGGCAATACCAAAGAGCTATTCAAATACTCGAAGAAAATAAAGATAAATTAAATCAGCTTGCTGATATCTTAATCGAAAAAGAAGTCATCTTTAAAGATGATCTTGAGACAATTTTCGGAAAACGTACTTGGGATAAAAATTTAGAAGAGGTCGTTTCATAA
- the rsfS gene encoding ribosome silencing factor: MAKKTINNDVLLANIIKGIEEVKGNDIDILDLREIETAVCDYFVICNGSSNTQVNAIVNSIQKTVSKDLKDKPWHVEGTDNAEWVLMDYVHIVVHVFQKHIREYYNIESLWGDAKITTIENKY, from the coding sequence ATGGCGAAAAAGACTATTAATAATGATGTTCTGTTGGCGAACATAATCAAAGGGATTGAAGAAGTAAAAGGAAATGATATCGATATTCTGGACTTAAGAGAAATAGAAACGGCAGTTTGTGACTATTTCGTAATTTGTAACGGAAGTTCAAACACACAGGTTAACGCTATAGTAAACTCCATTCAGAAAACAGTGTCGAAAGACTTAAAAGATAAACCATGGCATGTAGAAGGAACCGATAATGCAGAATGGGTTCTTATGGATTATGTGCACATCGTGGTACATGTTTTTCAAAAGCATATTCGTGAATACTATAATATCGAAAGCCTTTGGGGTGACGCCAAAATAACTACAATCGAAAACAAATACTAA
- a CDS encoding biotin--[acetyl-CoA-carboxylase] ligase has product MKLIKLDAIDSTNDFLKALSSQDEIDNFTVVTAENQTKGKGQMGAKWVSAAGKNLIMSVLVKDFLFDTEKVFDLSLIVSLSVIETLKELDIPHLSIKWSNDIMSYNKKIGGILIENTLKSDGRIVSVVGLGLNVNQTNFEHLPHASSLKVICNKEFDKESLPFLIIEKIKQKIGLWENNSALYQQEYFNFLFRKGVPMPFKNLHNKNFMGIIQGVSPIGKLQVLLEDDSIAEFEIKEIQMLY; this is encoded by the coding sequence ATGAAACTAATCAAACTCGATGCCATAGATTCAACAAATGACTTTCTTAAGGCATTATCCAGTCAGGATGAAATAGATAATTTCACAGTGGTAACAGCTGAAAATCAGACAAAAGGCAAAGGGCAAATGGGTGCCAAATGGGTTTCTGCGGCCGGTAAAAACTTAATTATGAGTGTTTTGGTTAAAGATTTTTTATTTGATACGGAAAAGGTTTTTGATCTGAGTTTAATAGTTTCATTGAGTGTAATCGAAACATTAAAAGAATTAGATATTCCTCATTTAAGTATTAAATGGTCTAACGACATTATGTCATATAACAAGAAAATAGGTGGCATACTTATTGAAAACACTCTAAAAAGTGATGGCAGAATCGTGTCAGTAGTTGGGTTAGGATTGAATGTTAATCAGACGAATTTTGAACATTTGCCACATGCATCATCATTAAAAGTAATTTGTAATAAGGAATTTGATAAAGAATCCCTTCCTTTTTTAATCATTGAGAAAATAAAACAAAAAATAGGATTATGGGAAAATAATTCTGCTTTGTATCAGCAAGAATATTTCAATTTCTTATTCAGAAAAGGAGTGCCAATGCCATTTAAGAATCTTCACAATAAAAATTTCATGGGAATTATTCAGGGTGTTTCTCCAATCGGAAAGCTTCAGGTTTTACTTGAAGATGATTCTATTGCTGAATTT